A genomic window from Shewanella vesiculosa includes:
- the trmD gene encoding tRNA (guanosine(37)-N1)-methyltransferase TrmD, whose translation MWLGVITLFPEMFRAVTDFGVTGRAVKNGLLELQTWNPRDFTHDKHNTVDDRPYGGGPGMLMMVQPLRDAIHAAKAAAGDRAKVIYLSPQGRKLDQQGVTELAKSESLILVCGRYEGVDERIIQTEVDEEWSIGDYVLSGGELPAMTLIDSVARLVPGVLGKQASAEQDSFSDGLLDCPHYTRPEQLDGLDVPAVLLSGDHEKIRLWRLQQSIGRTFLRRPELFENLALTDEQSTLLAQFVNETDKSA comes from the coding sequence ATGTGGTTAGGGGTAATAACCCTGTTTCCAGAGATGTTTCGTGCTGTTACAGACTTTGGGGTTACGGGTCGAGCCGTGAAAAACGGCCTGCTTGAGTTGCAAACGTGGAATCCTCGTGATTTCACCCATGATAAACACAATACTGTAGACGATCGCCCTTATGGTGGTGGACCAGGTATGTTGATGATGGTGCAACCTTTGCGTGATGCTATCCATGCGGCAAAAGCTGCTGCAGGTGATAGGGCAAAAGTGATTTATCTGTCTCCTCAGGGACGCAAGCTGGATCAGCAAGGCGTTACTGAGTTAGCTAAATCAGAGAGTTTGATTTTAGTGTGTGGTCGATACGAAGGTGTTGATGAGCGCATTATTCAAACTGAAGTAGATGAAGAATGGTCTATCGGTGATTACGTACTTTCGGGTGGCGAGTTACCGGCAATGACATTAATCGATTCAGTGGCTCGTTTAGTACCTGGTGTACTTGGCAAGCAAGCGTCAGCAGAGCAAGATTCTTTCTCTGATGGCCTACTGGATTGTCCTCATTATACTCGCCCTGAACAATTGGATGGTCTTGACGTACCCGCAGTGCTGTTAAGCGGTGACCACGAAAAAATTAGACTCTGGCGTTTACAACAAAGTATCGGAAGAACTTTTTTGAGACGGCCAGAATTATTTGAAAATCTAGCTCTGACTGACGAACAATCGACTTTATTAGCGCAGTTCGTGAATGAAACGGACAAGTCCGCATAG
- the rplS gene encoding 50S ribosomal protein L19, whose translation MNNIIKMLNDEQMKTDVPDFGAGDTVVVQVRVKEGEKERLQAFEGLVIAKRNRGLHSAFTVRKISNGEGVERAFQTHSPLIASIEVKRRGRVRRAKLYYLRERSGKSARIREKLATK comes from the coding sequence ATGAACAACATCATTAAAATGCTCAACGATGAGCAAATGAAAACAGATGTACCTGATTTTGGTGCTGGTGATACAGTAGTAGTTCAAGTACGTGTTAAAGAAGGTGAAAAAGAGCGTCTTCAGGCTTTTGAAGGTTTGGTCATCGCTAAGCGTAACCGTGGTCTGCATTCAGCATTCACAGTACGTAAAATCTCTAATGGTGAAGGTGTTGAGCGTGCTTTCCAGACGCATAGCCCGTTAATTGCTAGCATCGAAGTTAAGCGTCGCGGTCGTGTACGTCGTGCTAAACTGTACTATTTACGTGAGCGTTCAGGTAAGTCTGCACGTATCCGTGAAAAATTGGCAACTAAGTAA